Proteins from one Nitrospira sp. genomic window:
- a CDS encoding Panacea domain-containing protein, with product MSSLRAHKRLGSRDLKKLKALVHYICSKCPDKNLLGATKLNKILWYADAISLETRGISITKETYVKRQFGPVPKHILQVIEKLEDEDKIAVKNTPFHNYEKREFVSLKEPNLSVFTPDEISLVDDVIREICFNHTASSISLASHDRIWELAEIGDELPLETIFASDLDEVTEADVRWAKRALSKIA from the coding sequence ATGTCAAGCTTAAGAGCACATAAGAGGCTAGGGAGCCGCGACCTCAAAAAATTGAAGGCGCTAGTTCATTACATTTGCTCTAAATGCCCCGATAAGAATCTGCTAGGGGCCACGAAGCTAAACAAAATTCTTTGGTATGCGGATGCGATTTCCCTTGAGACTCGAGGGATTTCTATAACCAAGGAGACATATGTAAAGCGGCAGTTCGGTCCAGTCCCTAAACACATCTTGCAAGTCATCGAGAAGCTAGAAGACGAAGACAAGATTGCCGTTAAGAACACCCCTTTCCATAACTATGAGAAGCGAGAATTTGTGTCACTCAAGGAGCCAAACCTCTCTGTATTTACCCCCGATGAGATCAGTTTAGTAGATGATGTAATCAGAGAGATCTGCTTTAACCATACTGCTAGTTCGATCAGCCTTGCCTCTCATGACAGGATTTGGGAGTTAGCAGAAATCGGGGATGAGCTTCCTCTGGAAACGATATTTGCTTCCGATCTCGATGAGGTCACAGAGGCAGATGTACGATGGGCAAAGCGAGCGTTGAGCAAGATTGCCTAG